The nucleotide window tatctactaatgtttttatttaatttttctgttttattttattttttagtcgcaaatctaaaatttgtaggagtccgagtagaatatctctcagtgcgattacacacccctgttttaaacctcttctattatgtttgataatatgtgttaaccatctaatcattatctaccaccataaaacattttattgctcttccggctcattttatatgtgcagtacacagtctttactaacagggatttactcagtagcctaataacaatgggaatgaaggaaagaaggcaagaaggaagggggggggggagtagtaggatagccataggtgtaaacaccaaggagggttgggggaacctctgcgtcacagttacgtgattaagtaacacttcttcgaaacgctctgaaggaagggaagatgtTCCTCTTTTTTCCAAGAGTAAACGgtttaattaagcacatctgtcaattcattgtactaccaaaaattaggccaatgtttgaaacattcattgctgtagtttcatggaaattcataagccggtttgttagatatttgggaaaaacactattacacggcctctggaaacgatagtagttctaAAATGTTTCTTGTAAAGGATCTTTGTAAAAGAATTCtatgttttcataatattataggaAGTAGCCAAATCCATTTCTATTCATTTGATGAAAAtagtttctaaaagaaatcaatattaactaaaatacaatataatttagaAAGTTAGACTCATTTCAAATGACGTCATATCCTTCTTCGAGAACCTTCCATATTTAACAGGCGGTGTGACTTTTCCCGAAATGAATTCATATGACGTCACACTAAAACACAATGCATTGATTTCCATGGTGAAAATTAGCTTTTGTATCCGGTGTATCAAATTCACATTACTAGCATTTATACGACTGAGCGTTTACATAACAAGAAcaggataataatgataaagatgaatactattactactaataacactgtgacgagccgagagaaggttgtgtctcaaaggcaggttgaaagcaattgagtaaattattatagaacactctcctttatatacaaaacctcaaggcaataggaaatttcatgttcgaaaaacagacaatgttacagaggaaaaacgcagacatgtttattctggttctttttagtgcgagggaagagcgaagatacaagcataatatatacaaaatgaattatgtacgatcgtgtgacacacggttggtacaacaccgTAATGATTTAAAGCTCCTAAAACAACCATGATAACATCCTTTTGAGATGttattcctcatcatcatcatccgttaagGGCCCAGTgcgggacaaagacctcagacatgtccatccactttcGTCTATTTACaatctttctacgccagtctatacctgcaaattttcttagctcgccactcaatcgtcttctcttcctacccctgtTATGCTTGGTGTTCATCTActatttgtcattatcattatatgtcctgcccacgtccacttcattttcttacatattagaatatcctttactttagtttgctctcgtatccaggctactctttttctctctctaattgttattcccatcattattctttccatatctctttgagttgtaactagcttatgttctaacgttttagtaaggctccaagtttccgatgcataagttattattggtaggaccatctgtttataattttcatttttagagaaaatggcattttacgtttcataatctcattttatttaccaaaagttctccatcatatgcttatcctatttttaatttcggtctcctgtcctAGGGAAACatttattcccaacattattcaaATATAAAACATAATCATTTTCGAATTTTGAATATTGCTGAATATATTgaaaacatgaaaggaaaaatacGCCTTTTAATgtcttcataaatatattttcatcaataataaaCAGGTAACCAATCGACGGACTCAGTGATATGAAGGCTTTGGTACGTGGTAGGACTGTGCAGGGGCATGATGCCCTCCGTGGTGAGGGCCGTGTCCATGGGCACCGTAGTGGGCTTGGCCTTCGTAGGAGACCTCCGGGTGGTATCCCGACTGGTCGGCGTAGTAAGTGACGGTCTGGAGGCGTCCGTCGGGAAGATGGACGAAGTATTTGCCTTTGGTGTCGTAGTCCTGTCGGGATTCCTCGTGGCCGAAGTGGTTGCCGGAGTACTCGTCGTTGACAACATAGTTGTAGTTGTAGTGGGCGGGATGCTGGAAAAGGGAAGAATGTTAATGAGTATTTATTTACATTTTGCAAAAAGGGATTACGTTGAGGATTTTAGATTTTGTTGGTcagtatataaaaagatattagaATCGAAATTTTTAGAGAAAAGCAGCAAAAGCTAATGCTTACATTTTCGTATGTCTCGTGGCCGTAGTTAGAGCGATGACCATGGCTTCCATGATGCCCGTGGCTTCCAACATGACCATGACTACCATGAACGCCGTGGCTTCCAACATGTCCATGGCTACCATGAACACCGTGGCTTCCAACATGGCCATGGCTTCCAACGTGAGCATGGCTACCATGAACACCGTGGCTTCCAGCATGACCATGGCTTCCAACATGTCCATGGCTACCATGAACACCGTGGCTTCCAGCATGACCATGGCTTCCAACATGTCCATGGCTACCATGAACACCGTGGCTTCCAACATGACCATGGCTTCCAACATGCCCATGGCTACCATGAATGCCGTGGCTTCCAACATGACCATGGCTACCATGAACACCGTGGCTTCCAACATGACCATGGCTACCATGAACACCGTGGCTTCCAACATGACCATGACTACCATGATGTAATCTGACGTCTCCGAAGACAACAGTGGCCACGGCCACAACGAGGAGTAAGGTTACCTggaaattattattaatcttcatatGCGTTGTACAATGAAAAAACTTTTTGAATCAATTTTCGGTAAAAGAAAAATCCAATGGGTTCAgtgataaaggtatatatatagatatatatctatatatctatatatatatatatatatatatatatatatatatatatacacacatatatatatatatatgtatatatatatatatatatatatatatatatatatatatatctatatctatatatatatacatatatatatatatatatatatatatatatatatgtatatatatttatatatattcataaattaatatgtatatactgtatatatattcataaattaatatgtatatactgtatatatacatagatatatgtatatacagtatatatatatatatatatatatatatatatatacagtatgtatatatatatatatatatatatatatatatatatatatatatatatatatatatacagtatatatgaatgggGACCTAAAATTAGTTCAGAGAGAAATATGTAAAACTTAACGAGAAAAGTCAATAAAACCTGAGATAAGAATATAAATCGCAATTGAAATAATGTGGGAACCAACAGAAGAACTATGTCTTCAGTAGCACTACCTGGTTCATCTTGGTCGAGCGACAGAATTGACTGATTGTGGAAATTTGACGGCCGCATTTATATAGGATGGGAGGTTGTTTGCGCATGCGCAGAATCAGAGCTATTTCAAACCCATTCAAGAGGGTCGAAATGACTTTCAGGTTTCCCCAAGGTGAATCTGAGAGTCAAAATCAATGTAAAAGGGAATCGAtggattttatttgttttagtgAAGTTTTATAGATTTCTCTCTGCTGAGCAAATGTAACTTCGTTGCGAAGGATATGTTTTGATAAGcgtttatttattatttgcatgtctgtctgtgtgtttgtgattcgcataactcaaaaactatttgaccgaatctcgtgaaatttggtggaatgattggccacgatccaaggacaatttgactagattttgagaatgattgggtcaaaggtcaaaggtcacattAGCCATTCTATAATTAGCTCTGAGTATGATTGACAGTTCAATCTCCCACAAGCAAAGACATTCTCATGAACTTCACCTTCCGCATCAGTTTTACAAAAATATCTTAATATTCgcaatcatttttttatatttaaaagggCAAAAATTTTGTATTTTCCCCATAAACGAAAAAAGGAAGTTGAAGCTGAGGGAGAGAAGgatttggctattattattattattattattattattatcattattattattattattattattattattattattattattattattattatttctaagcatcctggaaaatcaggatgctataaatccacaggtttcaacagggaaagatagaccagtgagggaatgaaaaaagtaaacaaataaaatacaagagaaacaaTGAGCAATTATAGAACATCTCAAGAACTGtaaaatcaaaatagatcttttatatataaattatgaaaacttcaaaGAAACTAAGGAAGGGAAATATGATACGAATATTGTTCCCGAGTTTAACTCTCAAGcaaaaaactctaccccaagaaagtggaagaccatggtacagaggctatggcactacccaagactagagaataatggtttgattttggagtgtccttctcctaaaagagctgcttaccatagctaaagagtctcttctacctttaccaagaggaaagtagcaactgaacaattacattgcagtagttgaacCCTTgaggaaagaagaattgtttgggaatctcagtgttgttaggtgtatgaggacaggagaatgtggtaagaataggacagactatttggtgtatgtgttagctatttagacagtaaagcagacgagGGTAACAtagttatgaattcaggaagtggctatagtgtaagaattattcatagaattattaatcataaaattattaatgaaatctctactggggcaaagaaaaataagcatatacccatcaaaaagaaagatggatctattataacaacagaagacgaagaaagacaacgttagatggaacactttagtaaggtcatgaataggatatatgaaggtaataatttgattgatatacctgaagctgatgaagaccttgatgtacccatgaatgaattcagtgtgtttgaagtcgaagttatcctcaaaacactaaagatatggaaagtccttggatacgatggaataactgccgagatgatactggccgaaaatagagtgacttccagactacttacaagattattttgtagaatgtggcatgaagaggcaaaaataCGATGAATGGtatttaggagtgttggtgaaaatggcaagaaaagggagaccttactgattgcgatgattacagaggcatcacacttacgtcagttgttatgaaaatatatggtatgcttattctaaagagactggagagaaagattgacgaaaaactgggtaatgaacaagcaggatttagaaaaggtagaagttacactgattattttttcattttaggacatgtgcagcaatgcgtagaatatagaaatccactttttatggcctttgtggactatgaaaaagcctttgattgcaTGCACATACCAATTTTgccgagagtcctgcgttattatgaaattcttcttaaatatgtggatttgattaagtctgttcatgagcatagcaagtacaaagttaatattaatggagtcttatcaaatggatttccagtgaacaacggagtactacaggggaatgtgttgtcacctatgttgaacagttggagatggtgaaggactggactggattggtgataggaatttagcagacctagaatatgctgaggatgctgtccttgttagcagaacaccacaggatttgcaatgcttgcttaccagaatgcatggaatatcacacgaggtttgattgaagatgagaacggagtatgcaatggaagataaaatatcattggaaagagaaaggattaatgaggtagaatcatttaagcatttaggaactatgatctccaatataggatctttagaattagagtttactgaaagattgaagaaagcaaatcagacaatagctaggttaagtaatatttggaattcaaatcacctgaaattacttataaaaatctgactatatatcagtttagtgagatcggtgttactctatggacatgagtcatactatgataatgaaacaatctctaatagatttagtagatttgagaacaaagacctcagaaagaaggatattgggagttaaatggcaggataggattagaaattaaactataagagattacttgagtgccatatgtggatgagatcattacgaggggtagatggagatggtttaggcatactcttcgcacttcccaagagagattagttcactaaaccttCAGCTGTGCTTCACAgggcattaaaagagttggaaggcccaagcctacatggctgaggattatgaagtgcaaagtagatgatgattggagaagtattaaattataagctcaagatagagacgactggcgaaatctaatcgagggcttttgcgtcaatagccgtaggagatgatgctgctgatgatgatgtaggcaaaggaaacatgagtcataaccagagacagggatccagtatagtactgtctgaccagtcaaaggacccaataattcttaaGCAGTACGATCTCAACTCCAGATGCAGCCATTGCTCAGCCTCCAACAAAAATACGAacaatgaaaaatggaaaacagAAGCTACGAGAGAAGGTAGTAATGAAGTTCACATTCAGGAACCGAAGGGAACTTATCGTTTGTGGATGAGTGTACAGTAGAGTGATCAAAGACATGATTGTGTGTTATTTTGCACCATCTTCCCGCTTTTATAAACCCTTTTGTTCGAGTTTTTATACTGTCACGCAATCCGAACCTAGTTCCAAAATTCTTCTCATTAAGTCTTTGTAATAGAAAAAATCCCTATTAACTAAGATAAAATTTAATTTCGGAGGTGAGACTCATTTCAAATGACGTCACACCACTCttcaaaaacctttcaaatttaacaagttgcgtgttttttttttccacaataaaTTTTTATCacgtgtactgcacgtgtttcatacgcgctcgtacactgtaacatttttatttttatcttatcactcactcttccctacaCTGTAGatagaccaacttgtgttatcatgctagcacaagTTTTATCATGTTTGAATGACGTTCTTTCTCACAAGTCGTTGTATATAAgcttgatgattgtttaataaagttaagtTACATTCACCTCCCTTTTCAGTTACAACTTAACTGCCCGCTTGCATATTGATGACCAGCGGAGTGTccgctccctcccgccttccccctcactccAATGCCCCACGTTTGAAAATGCGGGCCACTGAACCTACCTCTTCAGAAAACGTCACCTCAATGAAACTGCAGCCCTTTGCCAGCAGAGAAGTGTTTGCCTGGTTCCACCgcactgaagtccagttttgcatcaagggcatgactcagtcaagaacctaagcagattatgttcttgcagcgatCCCCTAGGAcacttcccggaaatctccgattagcTTTGTGAGCAAGGGGATACCCAATAGTGTACGACACTCTCAAAAAAATGCCTCCTGGAGGAGTAGTCGCCATCGCGAGCCgcctgtatagccaaacttttcAGCTTACTCAACAAACGTTGGGAAACCAAAAGGTGTTGctcgccctcggggaaatgaccattAACGCTCTCGTGCAAGCTGCCACAGATGGGTCtcattgtgaggtgaacctacttcgtgccctttgggtacgacgcttacccgaacctgtacgcactgccatacccgatgtcgatattttgctcatgaaggatctgatgaccaaagtcgaagctcttatggacagccacttcaccaccttcaaaaccTTCATCATTGACTCCACtcatgatgaagaggacaactattcaacaccgACCGAAGCTGAGGTGAATGCGGTAGGAGACAGTTGGCCACCACGTGATATGCCAGAGCAATAAAAAAACTTCCCACCATCCcccctcgc belongs to Palaemon carinicauda isolate YSFRI2023 chromosome 17, ASM3689809v2, whole genome shotgun sequence and includes:
- the LOC137656117 gene encoding salivary glue protein Sgs-3-like, translating into MLEAMVMLEATVFMVAMLTLEAMAMLEATVFMVAMDMLEATAFMVVMVMLEATGIMEAMVIALTTATRHTKIIPPTTTTTMLSTTSTPATTSATRNPDRTTTPKANTSSIFPTDASRPSLTTPTSRDTTRRSPTKAKPTTVPMDTALTTEGIMPLHSPTTYQSLHITESVDWLPVYY